Below is a genomic region from Brassica oleracea var. oleracea cultivar TO1000 chromosome C9, BOL, whole genome shotgun sequence.
AATTCTCAAAGCAAAATAATTAATTAAAATAATGTAAAATTTCTAGTGTTTTCCATTATAATTTTCATTAAGCTTTCCATTATTTTGACAAAAATATTTTATATTAAAGAAAATATTAATTTTGAAACTTTTTTTTCTTAAATTTTGAGAAACTTCACACCCATGTAAACCCACAAGAATTTGTGATTCGAAAGGGGAAACCTCAGTCTTTACAGGAGCTCGCCGTCTTTATATTCAACAAATGATATTTTAATATCAATTAGATGATCCACGCCTAGCGCGGAGTAAATTTCTTTTAAAATATATTGTAATTAAATATTATAAACAATATATATTTTGTTATCAATAATTTTTTTTACATTTGATTAGAGGTCGACATTCTAATACCATTTAGTTCTTTTCAGATCCTTGAGGATTTAGTTCGGTTTTGATCTTTGCGGATTTGGTTCGGGTATGAGTTCGGATCACATATTTAAATTTTTTTCAAAAATTAAAGTTCATATATACTTTAAATTTTCATTATCTAAAACTAAATATAACATATAAATTTGAATAATGTATACCAAAATACTTAAACTTAACATAAAAATTGATTTAGTTTAAATATTTGTATAGGAAATCAATAGATTTTAATTATTTTAGATATTATAAGTATCGTTTAGCTATTTAAACATGTATTTATAACTATTTGTATATATTTCCAAGTATTTTGGACAACTTAAAAACTTTTTATATATTTTGTATATCTTTTTTAGATATTAAATTTAAAAATAATTAATATATTTAAGTATGTAAATTTTGTTCGGTATTCGGATGCCTAGAATATTTCGGTTTGGATCGGAGTCGGTTCCGTTTCTCTAGATACCAAAATTTTAAACTCATTTGGATATCTAACCAATTTGGTTAATGTTCAGTACTATTCTCGGTTCGGTTTTTTGGATTTGGATTTGGATTTTTTGCCTAGCCCTAAATTTTTATTGTGACAAAAATTTTAAACGAAAATGATGATGGTTCATATTGATTTTGGCTATGCAACAATTTTTAAACCAAAACTAGATTCGGATCCGCACAACCGTGCGGGTATTAATTTTCATGTTTATATATATTTTACATAATTAGAATATATTTTTAAGGTTACTTATATATTTAAATGTTTATATATAATTATTTTAAATATAACAATTTGATAGATTTCATGCCGTAAGTTAATTGATTATTTCAAATCATCACATATATTGGTATTTTTTATTACATATATTTTAAAATTATTTTTTATTCAATTATTATGATCTTGACCCGTAATTCAAAGCGCTAGATTTCCTTTATCAATATTTTTTTATGTTTATTCATTTAAGATAATAAATATATATATATAAAAGTTTAAGATAAGTTAATTTTAAACATGATTTATTTAATTTACTAATGTTAACCCGTTCTACCAACATATTATATTTCTAGCATAAATTTTTAATGTTTGTGAAAATAAAATATATTAATTTATCAGTTTAAAATAATTTTATCATATTTAGTTAAATACAATGTTTTATTTTAAAATGATAGATATAACTATAAAATAGTAAAATTTGATATATTTTTTCATTTTATAAAATATAAAAGATATATATATATATATTTATGTATAATAACATTATTTCATTACTAATTACAAAATTAGTGAAAATATTTATATACAATTTTTGATAATTAAGATATTGTTATAATGTTTTTCAACACATTTGTTAAGAAAATTAAATATATATATATATATATATATGTATTTTAAATTAAAAGATATCAAATTATATTATGATTTAAGTAGTTCAAAGATTATATATTATCATTAAGAAAATACATTTAATAAAAAATTTAAATGATGATATAAATAAAAATACCACAAATGAATCAAGGTGAGTTTGTTAACAAATCCGGATTTTTAGGAGTCGGTGTTATATTAGGAATGATATATTATTAATTCATATTATTAGTAATAAATGAATGATAAATAATTTCTAGCGAGGATCCATTTTTTAAAAAATCACACATGAATTAAGGTTGCGACTTCTGTTTTAATATATAAGATACATTTTATTATATATGTTGCTCATTTAGTTAATTATTAAAAACTGTTCTAGACCCATTTAAGAAAAATAATGGGGTGAACTTAGAAAAACATTACCATTTCAGATTGTCAATCGACACTTCCAAATATTCTATGTCGATGTTGTGACGAATAGAAAGAGTGTTAGGGTTAAGAAAACAAATTTTTTGTGCAATTCATGTTCTCGCTAGACGATTTCAATAACTTCTAAATAAATCTTAATTATATCAATATCTTGTAATAATTTTGAATGATATTAATTAATAAAATCTTACACTTGCTAGAGTAATCAATTGTTCCTCAATTAATATATAGGATATTATAGTAATCGCATAAATCAAAACAATACATCTTGTTTATTTACAATATATTTTTGGTAAATAAATCAAAATAATCAATTTTATTTATTTTATATTAATTTTGATAAACGGGAAACCTCAATCTTTACGGGAGCTCGCCGTCTTTAGTTCCCAAGGGCGGAGATAAGGCTGGGCGTTCGGGTTCGGATCGGGTATTTCGGATTTTTGGGTATTTCGGTATAGAGGTGTAGAATCCGTTCGGATGTTTCTGTAATTCGGATCGGGTTCGGGTATTTTTAGTTCGGATTCGGTTATTTCGGACCGGGTTCAGATATTTAGATTTTGAAAAAAAAAAATCATTTCTCAAATTTCTTGTATTTAAAAATATAACTTTCACTTAAATGTTTTTTATTCTTAATAGATTCAATGGTTAATAGATTTGGACATAATATTTTGAAACTAAAAAGACATTGATTTGGTTAATGTTTTTAAATTTTGGATGTAACTTTTTGTTAATTCTTGAAATAAAAACTTTGATATGTATTTTAAGTGAGTAGCAAATCATTTTCTCCGTAATTGTATGTATATCATATGAACTTAAAGTATGTGTAGGATCAATATAAATATTTTATATAAAATGAGTGAAGTAAGCTAGAAATATAAGGTTAATTATACATATGTTCGGTTATCTTCGGATATCCATTCGGGTTCGGATATTACCCGTTCGGGTTCGGATATCCAATCTCTCCTAATTCAATACCCGTTCGGATATTTTGCTACTTCATTTCGGATTTCGGTTCGGGTTTTTTGGATCGGATTCGGTTGCCGCTTCGGATATCGGGTAAAGTGTCCACCCCTAGGCGGAGACATGTGGAAGAGAAGGGATGTAACCTCAACTATCTACGAAATCCGATTTTATACAAGTAAAATTGGATAAATTATATTAAAAAGTTTATAAATGATATTTTAATATCAATTAGTTTAATCAAAACTATAAATAATATAGATAGATTACGAAAGTTCAAATCTGATTTTTTTCTTGGTATTTCAAAATCAACTTGTTTGAAGTTAAAATATACATATTTGATTAGTAAAAATTCAGATTGAAGAACAAAAAGATAGGGCTATCTTAGAAATAAAAGCAAAAAAAAAAAGAATTAAAACTTGTTTTTTCGTTAACAAACTAAATCTGTCTTCTGTTTTGTCGTTTTAATGTCCACTTGTAACAAACAAATATGGAGGGAGAAATAATGCTAACGTCCTGAAACAGAGGAACTCCAGACAATATATGCTGTCTAACTTTAGTAAACCCCATTTATCAATGTTTTTGTATGATCTCCCACAAGCTAAAAACGAAGGAAACCCCCAAATATTGATCTTGTTTCAATTGATTTTTTATCGATTGTAATCTGTTGACTAGTGATTGTATGGAAAATGGGTATTGACGTGAAGGAAACATGCGCAATAATATGGAAAGTTATTGGATTCTCGATGAGCACAAGCATCAAATTCATGAGAAACCACCCAATCTTGTCTCTGGTTTCCATGTTCTTACTCGCGTTATACATTCTCCTCCCTTCCTTGTTGTTCTTCTTGATATACTCGTCTCCGGTTCTTGCATGTGTTGTAGTGTACGCCCGAGAGAAACTGGGATTGAGATTTTCCGGTTCCTCTTCGGGGCCAGAGAATTGTGAAGGAGAAAAGAAAGGTGGTAGATGTCACTTAAGACAACAAAGAAGTGTCCGAAGAAACGCTCGAATGAGGGTTGAGGAATGGGATTCACAAACAAGCGACGAAGAGAAGGACAAAGTTATCTTGACCTCTCTTTACAACGATCTCCTCGGACGTACACCACAATTCGAGGAGTCTCCAAAAGCAATAGAAACCAACGTAGTAGAAGAAGAGAAAGATAAGGCTTTTGCTGAAGAAGATTCAAGAATGTCTTCTCAAGATTTGGGTTATCTTAACGTTGAAGAAGAGCCAATGGTTTGCAACTGTGAGGTCAATGAAGAGAAACATGATGATAAAGAAGAGACGATAAGCAATGTGAACGAGCATGGGATCTCAGAGGTTGAGAGAAACAAGAGACTAGAGAGTCTAATTGCTAGAAGAAGGACAAGACGACTCTTTAAACTAGCTTTAGATCAACATAATAAGCTTCAAGCTGAAGAGACAACCAGCCCTACACAGAACAACAACCTTCACATTACGGTTCCAAGGAACAATAACAACAACAGTTTTGAAAAACGTAGAAGTTATCAATCAGGTTTGCAAGTTCCAGGGTCAGCGCCTTCTGTGATGTTACAAGCGAGAAGCCCTTTCGATATTCCTTATGATCCTCAAGAGGAAAGACCTAATCTAACTGGAGATAGCTTTGATCAAGAGTTTTCATTTTTTAACCCTAATGATATGTTCCTTTGTCGTCATGAGAGTTTCTGCAGTTTTGCTCATTTTTCTCCAGAACATGCTCAGTGTATGAACAGCCCAGTTCCTGCTTCAGACATTTCCACTACTAGAAAACTTTTAGGTAATGTGTTCTTGTTTTATTAATGTATTATTTTTGTTTTTATATATACTTAATCATTCTTTATTTCTTTTTGTTTTGTTTGCAGATTTGGACAATGAATATATGGATCATAATGAACAAAACATCCCATGCTACGTCAAACCAGTCACAACAAAGGATGATAAGAGCGGGAAAAATGGAGACGTGGAAGTTAATCATGAGACAGATACGAGTGAAGAAGATGATGATACCTCAAGTTGTTCAGAAGAGAGTGAGGCAGAACTCAACCGTTTCAACAAAGCAGAGCTCAGAGAAGCTATAAGCCACTCAATGGATAAGTTTCCTGGGTTTCTTGTGAATCAAGCAAGAAACGACATCCCAAGCCCATTACCTAGAGGCTTATTAGCGCCAAGACTCGATGATAACAACATGTTTTATGCTCGCAGAGGCGCAAGTTCTCACAACCGAACATTCTCCATTGCCTCAGATATGCAAGTTGAGGTTTCAGAGCTAGGTTCACCTCCTACGACGGTTGATTGGCTTGATGACTGGTCTAACGGTGGAGAATCATACACGTATGATACTGATATTGATAGAGAAATCATCCGCGGTGAAGAATCACGTAAGAGGGTCTCTCAGCAATGTGAATCAAGAAGTGGAACTGGAACAAAAGAGGATG
It encodes:
- the LOC106315050 gene encoding uncharacterized protein LOC106315050 — translated: MGIDVKETCAIIWKVIGFSMSTSIKFMRNHPILSLVSMFLLALYILLPSLLFFLIYSSPVLACVVVYAREKLGLRFSGSSSGPENCEGEKKGGRCHLRQQRSVRRNARMRVEEWDSQTSDEEKDKVILTSLYNDLLGRTPQFEESPKAIETNVVEEEKDKAFAEEDSRMSSQDLGYLNVEEEPMVCNCEVNEEKHDDKEETISNVNEHGISEVERNKRLESLIARRRTRRLFKLALDQHNKLQAEETTSPTQNNNLHITVPRNNNNNSFEKRRSYQSGLQVPGSAPSVMLQARSPFDIPYDPQEERPNLTGDSFDQEFSFFNPNDMFLCRHESFCSFAHFSPEHAQCMNSPVPASDISTTRKLLDLDNEYMDHNEQNIPCYVKPVTTKDDKSGKNGDVEVNHETDTSEEDDDTSSCSEESEAELNRFNKAELREAISHSMDKFPGFLVNQARNDIPSPLPRGLLAPRLDDNNMFYARRGASSHNRTFSIASDMQVEVSELGSPPTTVDWLDDWSNGGESYTYDTDIDREIIRGEESRKRVSQQCESRSGTGTKEDDNGLVTKPYQKCLSDEHLGTADEMSLLDRRSQTRENFEMRPSRSSDVPKSRSYGKLDGLLFHTSVSLSSITEEPETILDSVDARNTENMNGLTKELTDQIFPTSTDSSMKNLVDEEVVDVQQLEHDDLCGPPKIMDSNIIDHQQKDQTLNIIQGEHDTEENAKPKEYAASQSVLDASLTSPYVESFEIEIREEEPDLDNSTKEVTQQREDEALQGDLMSSPKLQESVVMEENGQELVKNSDENVKPMEQEETHDVLDAFLIHPCTQLSEEYGNAKNDSDVILIQVQDGNNSTLDDSTDQQFSKEGESSGLLKDLHAESTQESNNIVNIEEESIGSEDAPNSQPWTQQV